From the genome of Diabrotica virgifera virgifera chromosome 8, PGI_DIABVI_V3a:
ttcggtgatttctcgttgaattattcgatttggaattagacgaataagaacgtagagctacaactttgcttatACTCAATGTATAGACTTTCctcatacaccatttttttcgtttggTTATAAGCTATAcgtttgctaagaatatttttttcgataaaatatttactttttgagttatttacgaaaaacggtctgaaaacgtagtttttttttatctaaaaatcaacattttgaatcgcgaataactcgaaaagtgttgacttacgtaaaaaactttatagaacgaaagttgcttataatctgtcaatttatccatttccgggcttattttaaaaacgcgtttttcaccccccgagattgggtgaatgccaccccccaagtaaaagcaaccaacggcacaaattcaactttgaagtggaggatgagtagaacctaaatccaaattttcatgcaattcgaagttgcccctgaaaattacactccaaaacagtCATTTATTGGGCCAAAAGCGATTGATCTTATATCTTTAGTGTATTAAGTAGTTGTCATAGTCGTCCCTATAGATTTCCCAAAAATGTTCTATTGGTTTGAGGTCGGGACTTCTCGCAGGCCAAACCATAGCAGGAATACCAACCTCCTGACGATATTGCTGCACATATTGCTTGCAATATGTGGGCAAAATGGTGCAAATGGCACGACATGCTCTTCTTAAATTTCTGCAATGTACCTGTGTGATGTAAGCTGCCCGTGATCTATTCTAACTAATTCCGTACGAACCTCCAAATTAATCCTAGCCCACACCATTACCGAACCGCCACCATACTGTACTCCCCAGGCCTTCTGTACACTCTGTTCCGCGTGTCATCTGAAAAAAGATAATACCTGGATTCATCGGTGAACAATATTCTTCCCCAATCGTCATTATTCCAAACAACACGTTCGCGAGCAAAATGCAATATTTGCCTTCTATGATTTCTGGTCAATAATGGGCCAGTGGGTGCCCTTCCATGGCGAAGGTCGTTTGCGGCAAGTCTTCTCCTTATCGTATTTTGGATGAAGTTATAACGATCCTTTCTGAAGGCTTCATCCTTTCTGAAGTTATAACgatcaaaaaattaattttgtagaGAAGTACTAGTAACAACCTTTGTCTTCGCGAATAGTAACGATTCTAATAGTCACTTTCTGACAAATTTTGATTTTGTTGCTGCTGGTGGTTCATATCAAAAAACacttaataaacatgaaaaacgCCTTTGAACATTCGTTCTTTCGATAAATTTTACAATATACCGCAGgtaacaataataataaattatcacaaaaatcgaaacattaaaattatttgatttgcCAGGATTTTTAAAATTCCGCGTTAATTTTGGCGCGCAGTGTATTTTAACCTATTGACTGGCAGTAATGCCGCTCTCTTTTTTCACAAACTTTGTTGATGTACTGGCAACGCGGCTCCACGTTCTGTATATGATTATTGTTAAGGGTATATTTCGCTAGCATATGGGGATTAATATCTTATTGCGTATGGATGCAGTACTCAATGCACGTGGTCATCGCTTATCATTCAGCTtacaaaaattattgaattacCACACACTGATTATATTTAGACGAAAATTTAACAACAAGTCACAATACCTGACACAAGCAAATACAAATGATACGACCTGATCAATATTTACAAGTATAAATAACATTGCAGAACGTCAGTTAAGTGATTAAAATGATTTCTAAGTCTAACCTGACCAAAGATGCATTTCAATTGAACAAGCGTATAGATTGTTCCATAAACATTAAGATTTTCCTAAATTAGGTATAACATCTTCTATCTCTTTGGGTGTATTTCTTGATTTCCAATTACTGGCAAACTGAAAGCTATCTAGggaataataataattatgtaCATTATCTATTGCCTCATACATTTCCGAAAATATTTTCCTTTCCATGTGTTGTCTCAGAGCTATTAAGTATGTTACCAACTGTGCAGCATATCCTTTTCTTCTATCACTGAGAGGTCTTTGAGTCCATTTAGAATCTTTCGTTTCTAGTGCATTTTGTAAATAACTAGACGGAAAATTAAAGTAATCAGTCAGTAAATCTGATATATCACTCATATTAGAGGGGATGCTTCCAGTTTCCTTTTTTTTAATGATGAGGTCAACTACTTGCGGGTCGAAGACatttttcacaaatattttaTGTTTTCTATACAAGATATCTATTAATGGTCCTGCTTCATGTATGACTTTTACAGTAAATTCTGTTTCAAGTATATCTTGGAGCTCTTTATACTGAAAATTACTTCTTTGGTTTACAAAGTCAAAAAGGTAGACTTTATCCCACATACTAACACCCAATAATTTTATAGAACCATCTCTACTCTTTTCCACTCCAAGAGGAGCTACTCCAATTGTTTCAGCTCTAGACAATAGTTCTACTGCTTGAAAATATCTTGCATCAGTCTGATCAATGTAAGTATAATCTCTTGACATGTCTTTAAGCCTATCATATTCTAAATctgttaatttaattttgcttGAATCTTCTACTTTTTCACTGCTTGTAGAGGCACTTTGTTTTTCCGTTATTCTCTCTTGTAACTGTTGAATTGTCTGTATTTCATTTCTGTAGAATGTGTAAATAGTTGagagaatatttttattattatgttgCTTGACATTTACCAACTCTATCCTATTTTCCCCAACATCTGCCACATGTCCTTCAAATATGTCATCagaatataatttcaaaattagtcGATCACCTTGTTGATAAAGTTCTTTAAATGGTATCTCATTCTCCATATTACAcctaaaaattaaatattaataaataattaaaaacaattacTGGTGCAATATTTTTAATTCtacgtagttttttttgttttgttttctgacCTTGGTTTGGAACCTTTCGCCACGTAATTACATATTATACAGTTTTTCCCAAAcccatctttcagtgcgtcatagtttgTCGAATTCGCTCCAACGCATAAAGCTCGAAGTGACAGAAAAAGACGTACgtccgtgattattatacatagaactTCGAAAATTATGTTTTCGTTGAAGGGTATTTCCATATTAAAGCGACTCATACTTATAGATGTACCTAGGTATAACTGGTTGAcaattacaatactctaaatctaaatacataaccaatccatgatgcgaataaagataatttgaaataaaagtaATCTATCGTGACATAATTTTCACAATGTTAAcggataaaatgacaattgtaattttaTGTTAGATATTTGTCAAcaacgtaaatataaatattttatgtcattggtatattcggatattgtatagtgaaattgtattctatgtttatttttttctcaaaatagtggaaatattaatattctggcaaatatttataCCAATATtggtatttatataaaaatatacatataaaaaatattctgacaactgtcagatttaactaaaatgccaTGCAGTGAttcgcgacattcttaaaatcttatttgacgtcaaaattaatgacgcgctaaaaaagggtttgggataaaCTGTAGGCTATTTGTGGTAAGTTAGTTTATTACTAGATCAGGGGAATAATGTGTAGTGTGCgtatgttgagtaaatgtcttgttacttagtcgACTTAATTTTCCTTAAAAAAAGACGCATATTGAATCCAAATGTTTGCGACCCCACAGATATTTTGGACatttttattagtaaaaaatggaaaacaaataataaaaaatgtattgaaaATTTGGATGTACAgttataccaataattaaattaTAGAGTAAAGAAAAGACAAGTATCACTCGTTTCAATAATGTGTGTTGCCACCACGATTCTGGGTACCACTCATCATTCGATTTGGCATACAACTGATCACGTTTTCGATGTCCCTTCACTCCCTTCAGGGAAAAGTCGTCAATTCTTCAATGAGAGCAATTCGAAGCTCTTTACATGTTAATGGAGCAGGTATACGACGTCTTACACGCTATTCAGAAAGCTTCATACTTGCTCAATAGGATTAAGGTCAGGACTTTGAGCAGGCCAGTCCATTTTACTGTGTTACAATCCTTGCCGTGTGTGATCTCTCATTATGTTGCATTAGCAGAAAACCATTTCCAATAAACCCAGCATATGTCATCACATGTTGCAGAATCTCGGTTTTGTATCGGTGTGCTGTTAATGTGCCCCTCTCAATCAAGACGAGATTCGTGTGGTGAAATTCCTTGAACgtgttccatttccaccaaacaacaaaaaaatacggtcttaattgaaactttaaataataaatctactaattttcacaacaaaccagatactttttgactgttaacaatttgatATCTATTAAATTGgtaatttctcatagcctaccTTAGGCTTGtctattaaactaagcagaaaatgaggatttattgatgaaaaacatttCAGTTGTtaatgtacctaacttttttattatccaacataagaaaatgaatcaaaaaagaaaatgttaataaagcctaggGCTacattgagttttaatttcaacattttatatgtgctagaatattccacaaggtgatccgaactttaaggaaaaaatacagtattattgttacacccggtataaaatgacatttacctgtctaacgtcaatattattacaccgattttcttaaataatacggctataacatactacaaaaatcactcaaatcgaagaacacgtttaggaaattcgagacatctaacatgCCCATTTTTAAGGCGTTCCGTTAATTTTACCGCTGTGTGTATTATAGTTTATAGTGAAATTAGATCATAATTTACAGCAGGTGTATGAAAATCCAACCTATTAAGCACAAATATATTTcaattatacatttttaattattaataccaAGCACTTGATGCTTACCTGTGCAAATAATAATGCTTCTGTTCTTCTTTGCAATAGTTTTTTAATGATAAATactccttttttatatattttctattcAAAGCCAATTTTTTGGAGTCAATATGTCCATACACTTTACACTGAACTAAAAAGAGCAGAAAAGTAATAATATAAGGAATATTTCTTATAACGTTATAACAATAAAAGTTAATCTTGTAAATATACCATATTTTACCATGTACGATATTAAGAGTAAACagcagcgatcaacaggtagcaacaaaatataacttcgggagatagtatcataaactttggcaacagtggtaatctttgacattatctaagattaatattttgacaatatcatagtcgcgctaaatggaagtaatagaaaacgattttattattaataagtagatatttataaaaataaaccaaaatgggtgaaaattttatgttaagataggtatttagaaaggtatttgcatgaaatatctaataatacaACAATAagaaataatcattttttgttgtgaagcgaaacaaatttcgattttcgcataatttggcacggtttttaatggactttttcttggaaggtttcactttatttttcgtttgatttacttttttcattttgttaaattattgataatatttttagaataaaaaatcctcctaaaactttatatactcgcattagaattggaaatatttttacgtaaaatatacttacctagctacatataactaaaactcacaattaacaacaatctattctttcaaagaggccaacaacttatacaacaacaacaaatatataataaattaactattaataaacactactttcctatgaaacaacaaaaataaattcttaaattaacacactactgcactgaacagatatcgataaagatgacagaacagattagagaaaatctgacgcaggtttgtcaaaatgacagtgataatttctctatgttgcctaattagttatttagttatacagggtgtaacgaaaatacaggtcataaattaaatcacatattttgagaccaaaaatagttcgaatgaacctaatttaccttagtacaaatatgcacataaaaaaagttacagccctttgaagttacaaaataaaaatcgattttttcgaatatatcgaaaactattagagattttttattgaaaatggacatgtggcattcttatggcaggaacatcttaaaaaagaattatagtcaaatttgtgaaccccataaaaattttatgggggttttgttcccttaaaccccccaaacttttgcgtacgttccaattaaattattattgtggtaccattagttaaattcaatatttctataactcttttgcctcttagtattttttcgataaggcagtttttaacgagttgcggcttcttttttaatatgtttacataaaaattttatgggggttttgttcctttaaaccccccaaatgtttgtgtatgttccaattaaacttttactgcggtaccattagttaaacacagtgtttttaaaacttttttgcctctttgtattttttcaagaaggcactttttatcgagatattacttattttttaatatggttcaaaatatacctaaaaatgt
Proteins encoded in this window:
- the LOC114338018 gene encoding piRNA biogenesis protein EXD1-like; translation: MENEIPFKELYQQGDRLILKLYSDDIFEGHVADVGENRIELVNVKQHNNKNILSTIYTFYRNEIQTIQQLQERITEKQSASTSSEKVEDSSKIKLTDLEYDRLKDMSRDYTYIDQTDARYFQAVELLSRAETIGVAPLGVEKSRDGSIKLLGVSMWDKVYLFDFVNQRSNFQYKELQDILETEFTVKVIHEAGPLIDILYRKHKIFVKNVFDPQVVDLIIKKKETGSIPSNMSDISDLLTDYFNFPSSYLQNALETKDSKWTQRPLSDRRKGYAAQLVTYLIALRQHMERKIFSEMYEAIDNVHNYYYSLDSFQFASNWKSRNTPKEIEDVIPNLGKS